In Methanosarcinales archaeon, the DNA window TTTAGGTATATCCTGCCCGTACTTCATGCAGAGGTAATCTAGATTTTGCATTTTCGCCATCCTCCTACAAGATTTTGAGCCTTCCAAAGCCTCTGGTGCCCATACCGCCGATTCCCAGCATTTTCAGATAAGGATATGTACTTTTCAGAAGTTCTGGAATATTTAGATTATTTGAATTTTTTCTTGGGTCTTCACCTATTTCAAATCCTAAAATCGTGCATCTGGGAATAGCTTCATAGGTAAACAGTGCCCCATCTTTTGCAGCACCAGTTTCAGGGTCAATACTTACTGATGTTCTGACTTCCAGATTGTCGTTTACAATATGGCTGAAAAGTTTTCCTGATACCATCACAACATTCTTACCTGCAAGTTTTGATGGAACTTTGACTTTTAAGTCACCGTTTGCATTTACAGCTTCAAGCATTAACCAGCCGAGGGTTATGATAGAATTCTTGTCGTTAATTTCTCCAAGCCCCTGAAGTACAGAGACTTCATCATTTGCCGAAGGGATGTTGATCTCTATTCCTTTTTCTCCATTTTTACACCAGTATTCCAGTAACTCCCTTGTGGTAATCCAGACAGTTCCATAAATTGAATTTACCGGGAAGAAAATAATATGGCCGTCATAGAATCT includes these proteins:
- the cmr4 gene encoding type III-B CRISPR module RAMP protein Cmr4 — translated: MNNGNNPEKKFAYALDPIHIGAGGYQLGRVDNSIVRDPTTGVPKIPGTSLAGVIRAYAEIVKDQNAGNRYDIDTIFGTEEKAGVLRFYDGHIIFFPVNSIYGTVWITTRELLEYWCKNGEKGIEINIPSANDEVSVLQGLGEINDKNSIITLGWLMLEAVNANGDLKVKVPSKLAGKNVVMVSGKLFSHIVNDNLEVRTSVSIDPETGAAKDGALFTYEAIPRCTILGFEIGEDPRKNSNNLNIPELLKSTYPYLKMLGIGGMGTRGFGRLKIL